One part of the Sardina pilchardus chromosome 5, fSarPil1.1, whole genome shotgun sequence genome encodes these proteins:
- the zdhhc22 gene encoding palmitoyltransferase ZDHHC22 — protein sequence MVIRMLKLRLLNMLAPAYFFTATVITFALYFVFFIPTIFQPPAIMIHTTIFLYLMLNALGNYAMTIWYPSETTCESTIPLCSLDCSDRVDAHYLRNDRHFCKLCKKVILKRDHHCFFTGNCIGNNNMRYFIMFCIYTSCICLYSLVLGVAYLTMEYSISFENPLAFLTLLPLSTGYFFIGVIAGLQFFLILMLYVWLGIGLVCAGFCCQQILLVARGQTWCQLQRGRLVQSHRMWCANLKDVFGSRWALGLFLPVLTVKVGSKHDENLGHKLN from the exons ATGGTGATAAGGATGCTGAAACTCAGGCTTCTCAACATGTTGGCTCCAGCCTACTTTTTCACGGCAACAGTGATCACTTTTGCCttgtattttgtcttttttattccaacaaTTTTCCAACCTCCTGCCATTATGATACACACAACTATTTTTCTCTATCTAATGCTCAATGCACTGGGGAATTACGCAATGACTATATGGTACCCATCAGAGACTACCTGTGAAAGCACAATTCCACTATGTTCTCTGGACTGCTCAGACAGAGTGGATGCCCATTACCTCCGCAATGACCGTCACTTTTGTAAACTATGTAAGAAAGTGATCTTGAAAAGGGACCACCACTGCTTCTTCACTGGAAACTGTATAGGAAACAACAACATGCGTTACTTCATCATGTTCTGCATCTACACCTCGTGTATCTGCTTGTACTCCCTAGTACTGGGTGTGGCATACCTCACTATGGAATATTCCATTTCATTCGAAAACCCCTTGGCATTCCTCACACTGCTGCCTCTTTCAACAGGATACTTCTTTATTG GTGTGATCGCAGGCCTCCAGTTCTTCCTGATCTTGATGCTTTATGTGTGGCTGGGTATAGGACTGGTATGCGCTGGATTCTGCTGCCAGCAAATACTACTGGTAGCCCGCGGGCAGACTTGGTGCCAGCTGCAGAGGGGACGTCTCGTTCAGAGTCACAGGATGTGGTGTGCCAATCTGAAAGACGTGTTTGGTTCCCGGTGGGCGTTGGGTCTTTTTCTGCCCGTGCTCACAGTCAAGGTTGGCTCAAAACATGATGAGAACTTGGGCCACAAGCTTAATTGA